One region of Marivirga arenosa genomic DNA includes:
- a CDS encoding outer membrane beta-barrel protein → MTLALLIFSTNVFSQSKFYIGVEANFIQDQYLIKDEGTAVSTPNMHAIDIPGTTFLLGYQFNPVFSLETGIATRPVKIGYGLNFDDVRTMSESSNAYYHIPLRTRAVVPLIGNWLSGTASVGVQLSVTDPTRIGTTSTGGYGEGGGTRNGEPLYSRRSSYTSYNSIFFTVSSDLGLQFNLSKKFSLYTTISYNRGFKALEKVDIEYQYMNEPVKKANIRHQGTYISPNFGLKYRF, encoded by the coding sequence ATTACCCTAGCATTACTTATTTTTTCTACTAATGTTTTTTCGCAATCCAAGTTTTATATTGGAGTAGAGGCGAATTTTATTCAAGATCAGTATCTGATAAAGGATGAAGGTACCGCAGTTAGTACCCCTAACATGCATGCAATTGATATCCCAGGTACAACATTTCTTTTAGGTTATCAATTTAACCCAGTTTTTAGTCTTGAAACTGGAATAGCAACTCGCCCTGTAAAAATAGGTTATGGTTTAAATTTTGATGATGTAAGAACAATGTCAGAAAGTTCTAATGCTTATTATCATATACCTTTGAGAACTCGGGCAGTGGTCCCTTTAATCGGAAATTGGTTGTCAGGTACAGCTAGTGTCGGTGTTCAGTTAAGTGTTACTGATCCTACTAGAATTGGCACAACTTCAACTGGAGGTTATGGCGAAGGAGGCGGAACTAGAAATGGGGAGCCGCTATACTCCAGAAGGTCTTCTTATACTTCTTATAATAGTATTTTCTTCACTGTTTCCTCTGATTTAGGCTTACAATTTAACCTTAGTAAAAAGTTTAGTTTGTATACCACTATTTCATACAATCGTGGTTTTAAGGCCTTGGAAAAAGTAGATATTGAATATCAGTATATGAATGAACCCGTTAAAAAAGCTAATATTCGTCATCAAGGGACATATATAAGTCCAAACTTTGGATTAAAATACCGTTTCTAG
- a CDS encoding sensor histidine kinase has translation MRNYFNYSIVLTLISFLLLVVAQPIEASGTNNISSEELGILTYFFELNPDELSNIVRALSFGLLSLGIVGIAFSFMDAGSKRIRRHNDYLEVLVKERTRTLEEKHNQLVAQNTDYKEALALISEQKEEIETAQQDLVTKNKDLTEALEEIQSQNEVIDRERTKLEQAKRIIQTQNKKLLSIARNLDQQVQERTIELSKSNQLLIEKNKELDEFIYKSAHDLRGPIARFKGLSQLIQMEYEQNNDISTHLDHLNHSANHMDNMLRRLSNVYEISARPISPQPIDIQLILDTVFDRLSGEENLDIIDIDIENNLAKPVKIDPSLLHLILKNLIGNAVRFQDPLKLQKWVKVKFDMVDHNLIISVKDNGIGIKKDQIQNIFDLFYVGSELPKGPGLGLYICKIITNKLNGDINLNYSELERETEFKASIPIID, from the coding sequence GTGAGAAATTATTTCAACTATTCAATTGTATTAACCCTTATTAGCTTTTTGCTTTTGGTTGTTGCTCAACCTATAGAGGCATCCGGTACTAATAATATAAGCTCAGAAGAGTTAGGGATTCTTACATACTTTTTTGAGTTGAATCCTGATGAGTTAAGTAATATAGTTAGAGCTTTATCTTTCGGCTTACTAAGTTTAGGCATTGTGGGTATTGCTTTTAGCTTTATGGATGCAGGTTCTAAAAGGATTAGAAGACATAATGATTATTTAGAGGTATTAGTAAAAGAAAGAACCAGAACCTTAGAAGAAAAGCATAATCAATTAGTAGCTCAAAACACCGATTATAAAGAGGCTTTAGCACTTATTTCTGAGCAAAAGGAAGAAATAGAAACAGCCCAACAAGATTTAGTTACTAAAAATAAAGATCTTACTGAAGCTCTAGAGGAAATACAATCACAGAACGAGGTAATTGATCGTGAAAGAACAAAATTAGAACAGGCAAAAAGAATTATTCAAACCCAGAATAAGAAATTATTATCAATAGCAAGAAATTTAGATCAGCAAGTTCAGGAAAGAACAATTGAATTATCTAAATCAAATCAGTTATTGATTGAAAAGAATAAAGAATTAGATGAATTTATTTATAAATCAGCGCATGACTTAAGGGGCCCTATAGCACGCTTTAAAGGCTTAAGTCAATTAATTCAAATGGAATATGAGCAGAATAATGATATATCTACTCACTTAGATCATTTAAATCATTCTGCTAACCATATGGATAATATGCTAAGAAGATTGAGTAATGTATATGAAATAAGTGCTCGGCCTATTAGCCCACAACCTATTGATATTCAATTAATTCTAGATACTGTTTTTGACAGATTATCTGGTGAAGAAAACTTAGATATAATTGATATTGATATTGAGAATAATTTAGCAAAGCCTGTAAAAATCGACCCATCTTTATTGCATTTAATATTAAAGAACTTAATAGGTAATGCAGTTAGATTTCAAGATCCGTTAAAGCTACAAAAGTGGGTTAAGGTTAAATTTGATATGGTCGATCATAATTTAATAATAAGTGTAAAGGATAATGGTATTGGAATCAAAAAAGATCAAATCCAAAATATTTTTGATTTATTCTATGTAGGTTCAGAATTGCCTAAAGGACCAGGTTTAGGTCTTTATATTTGTAAAATCATTACCAATAAATTAAATGGAGATATAAACCTTAATTATTCAGAGCTTGAGAGAGAAACTGAATTTAAAGCTTCTATTCCAATTATTGATTAA
- the ffh gene encoding signal recognition particle protein has protein sequence MFDNLSYKLDRAFKTLKGQGQITEVNVATTVKEIRRALVDADVNFKVAKEVTDKIKEEALGRDVLISVSPGQLLVKITQEELAKMMGEKQEDINVEGSPATILISGLQGSGKTTFSGKLANRLKKQGKQVLLAACDIYRPAAIDQLKVLGEQIGVEVYAEPENKDAVKIANNAIKYAKENGKSIVVVDTAGRLAVDEQMMKEISSLKKELNPSETLFVVDSMTGQDAVNTAKTFNEQLDFDGVVLTKLDGDTRGGAALSIRNVVEKPIKFVSSGEKMDAIDLFYPDRMAQRILGMGDVVSLVEKAQETFDQEETNRLSKKIRKNQFDFEDFLSQLQQIKKMGNVKDLLGMLPGMGKQIKDLDIDDDAFKPVEAIIRSMTKEERTNPELMNASRKKRIASGSGTSVQEINNLLKQFKDMRKMMKTMNKMSGSKRGLAGFNPFGK, from the coding sequence ATGTTTGATAATCTCAGTTATAAGTTAGATCGCGCTTTTAAAACCCTGAAAGGTCAGGGGCAAATTACGGAAGTAAATGTTGCTACTACCGTAAAAGAAATCAGAAGAGCATTGGTAGATGCCGATGTTAACTTCAAAGTAGCAAAAGAAGTTACGGATAAAATTAAGGAAGAAGCATTAGGTCGTGATGTACTTATTTCAGTATCTCCCGGTCAGTTATTGGTTAAAATTACTCAAGAAGAGCTAGCCAAAATGATGGGGGAGAAACAGGAGGATATTAATGTAGAAGGTTCTCCTGCCACTATTTTAATCTCAGGTCTTCAAGGATCAGGTAAAACAACCTTCTCGGGAAAATTAGCTAATAGATTAAAGAAACAAGGAAAGCAAGTGCTTTTAGCTGCTTGTGATATCTACAGACCTGCCGCTATTGACCAGTTAAAGGTGTTAGGAGAGCAAATTGGAGTAGAAGTTTATGCTGAGCCTGAAAATAAGGACGCAGTTAAAATTGCTAATAATGCGATTAAGTATGCCAAAGAAAATGGTAAGAGTATAGTCGTAGTCGATACTGCTGGTCGATTAGCTGTCGATGAGCAAATGATGAAAGAGATTTCAAGCTTAAAGAAAGAGCTTAATCCTTCAGAAACATTATTTGTAGTTGACTCCATGACCGGTCAAGATGCTGTTAATACGGCTAAGACCTTTAATGAGCAATTAGATTTTGATGGCGTTGTATTAACCAAGTTAGATGGTGATACCAGAGGTGGTGCTGCTCTATCCATTCGTAATGTGGTTGAAAAGCCAATCAAATTCGTTAGTAGTGGAGAAAAAATGGATGCCATTGACCTATTCTATCCTGACAGGATGGCCCAAAGAATTTTGGGTATGGGTGATGTGGTATCATTAGTTGAGAAAGCACAAGAAACTTTTGATCAGGAAGAGACTAATCGATTATCCAAAAAGATCCGTAAGAATCAATTTGACTTTGAGGACTTCTTATCTCAGCTACAACAAATTAAGAAGATGGGGAATGTTAAAGATCTATTAGGGATGTTACCTGGAATGGGTAAACAAATCAAAGATCTTGACATAGATGATGATGCGTTCAAGCCAGTCGAAGCCATTATTCGCTCAATGACGAAAGAGGAAAGAACAAATCCTGAATTAATGAATGCGAGTAGAAAGAAAAGAATTGCATCGGGTAGTGGTACATCAGTACAAGAGATTAATAACCTATTGAAGCAATTCAAGGATATGAGAAAGATGATGAAGACCATGAATAAAATGAGTGGTAGTAAAAGAGGTTTAGCCGGTTTTAATCCGTTTGGAAAATAA
- a CDS encoding tetratricopeptide repeat protein: MKIHLIKYLTLVFIVSGIAISCSTKEQRQQTLIQKGYQSLDKGQTKQALGYFESAIELNDENAAAWNAKGIAHYQDGHPYEAIQAYGKALQYKPDYTRAYFNRSNAFYQTGEFYRALDDLEPVLDSYQDSAFAHLAKGLALVGLKKYDEAELSFNKALELDSSNSEIYTNKAAVHYYKKDYESAITAINKALEINPKEANAWNLLALIQSENKQFDLALVSVNKALEIEAGQPYFLNNRGYIYTFLGNYDKAYTDLRRSIVIDEKNPYVYRNLGILALKKGEIEDAIRQFENALNKNNDLPSTNFYYGEALRLNNQVDKACAAYQKAAKNKDKEAIAAIEQYCNSL; the protein is encoded by the coding sequence ATGAAAATACATCTTATTAAATATCTAACTCTTGTATTTATTGTTTCAGGAATAGCTATCTCATGTTCTACTAAGGAACAAAGACAGCAAACCCTTATTCAAAAAGGCTATCAATCACTTGATAAGGGTCAAACTAAACAAGCACTGGGTTATTTTGAAAGTGCTATAGAATTAAACGATGAAAATGCTGCTGCCTGGAATGCTAAAGGAATTGCGCATTATCAGGACGGTCATCCTTATGAAGCCATTCAGGCTTATGGAAAAGCATTACAATATAAACCTGATTACACAAGAGCCTATTTTAATCGGAGTAATGCCTTCTATCAGACAGGAGAATTTTATAGAGCTCTTGATGACTTAGAACCAGTTTTGGACTCGTATCAAGATTCTGCATTTGCTCATTTGGCTAAAGGATTAGCATTAGTAGGCTTAAAAAAGTATGATGAAGCAGAATTATCTTTTAATAAGGCTTTGGAATTAGATTCTTCAAATTCAGAAATATACACTAATAAAGCGGCAGTTCATTATTACAAAAAGGATTATGAATCTGCTATTACTGCAATTAATAAAGCATTAGAGATAAATCCGAAAGAAGCAAACGCCTGGAACTTACTTGCCTTAATTCAATCTGAAAACAAACAATTTGATCTAGCTTTAGTGTCAGTAAATAAGGCTTTGGAAATAGAAGCAGGTCAACCGTATTTCCTTAATAATAGGGGATATATTTATACCTTTTTGGGCAATTATGATAAAGCGTATACTGATTTGAGAAGGAGTATTGTGATCGATGAGAAAAATCCGTACGTCTACAGGAATCTTGGGATTTTGGCCTTAAAAAAAGGAGAAATAGAAGATGCAATACGCCAGTTTGAAAATGCTTTAAATAAAAATAATGACTTACCTTCTACCAATTTTTACTATGGGGAAGCGCTAAGGCTTAACAATCAAGTAGATAAGGCTTGTGCAGCTTATCAAAAAGCAGCCAAAAATAAAGACAAAGAAGCAATTGCAGCAATAGAACAATACTGTAATTCACTATAA
- a CDS encoding DEAD/DEAH box helicase produces the protein MTFKELGISKDLIKGLTELNINQPTKIQELVIGHLMQNSGDLIAQAQTGTGKTAAFGLPILERINTKDNKIQAVILSPTRELAQQIKQQIFKFTKYSEKVFTEVVFGGEKIEKQIQNLRRPTHILVATPGRLADLIRRKAVDIRQAKLMVLDEADEMLSMGFKKDLEFILNTMKHQKDIWLFSATIPTDIKYIIKQYLDPNAKQLKASGNELVNEKILHQYVPCDTDEKFMVLDYFLKTQKKERGIIFCNTKNSARSLFEKLKSRKLAVGILEGDMHQKDRDKELRSFKSKKLDLLIATDVAARGIDVANLAYVVHYEIPKQLDYYIHRSGRTARAGKTGISMALCTKNEMVQIKNIQKELGIKMKQVPFG, from the coding sequence ATGACATTTAAGGAATTAGGAATCTCTAAAGATCTAATAAAAGGATTAACAGAGCTTAATATTAATCAACCGACTAAAATTCAAGAGCTAGTTATTGGTCATCTAATGCAGAATTCAGGTGATTTAATTGCTCAGGCACAAACCGGAACGGGTAAAACAGCGGCTTTCGGATTACCAATATTAGAAAGAATTAATACCAAAGATAATAAAATACAAGCTGTAATTCTTTCACCCACAAGAGAATTAGCTCAGCAAATCAAGCAGCAAATCTTCAAGTTCACAAAATATTCAGAGAAGGTTTTTACTGAGGTTGTATTTGGTGGAGAGAAGATTGAAAAGCAAATTCAAAACTTAAGAAGGCCTACGCATATCTTAGTCGCAACTCCCGGTAGATTAGCAGATTTAATTAGAAGAAAAGCGGTTGATATTCGTCAAGCTAAGCTGATGGTATTAGATGAAGCAGATGAAATGTTAAGCATGGGTTTTAAAAAGGATTTGGAATTCATTTTAAATACTATGAAACACCAGAAAGATATTTGGCTGTTTTCTGCTACTATTCCTACTGATATTAAATATATCATCAAACAGTACCTTGATCCTAATGCTAAGCAATTGAAAGCATCGGGTAATGAATTGGTTAATGAAAAAATATTACACCAATATGTGCCTTGTGACACAGATGAAAAGTTTATGGTGTTAGACTATTTCCTGAAAACTCAGAAAAAGGAGAGAGGTATAATTTTCTGTAATACTAAAAATTCAGCTAGATCCTTATTTGAAAAACTCAAATCTAGAAAATTAGCGGTTGGTATTCTTGAAGGAGATATGCATCAAAAAGATCGTGATAAGGAATTGCGATCATTTAAAAGTAAAAAGCTTGATTTATTAATTGCTACCGATGTTGCGGCAAGAGGTATTGATGTTGCTAATCTTGCTTACGTAGTACATTATGAGATTCCGAAGCAATTAGATTATTATATTCATAGAAGTGGTAGAACTGCAAGAGCGGGAAAAACGGGTATAAGTATGGCGCTTTGTACCAAAAATGAAATGGTTCAAATCAAAAACATTCAAAAAGAGTTAGGAATAAAAATGAAACAGGTTCCTTTTGGATAA
- a CDS encoding DEAD/DEAH box helicase, producing MEFNQLNFHPTLSEGLEMMGFKKATPIQTEAIPKILEGKDLIACAQTGTGKTAAFVLPILHKIASGIETKGVNTVIIAPTRELVQQIDQQIEGFSYFTHASSIAIYGGGDGAAWEQQKKAIRAGVDILVATPGRLIALLNSNKTQLDNVQHLILDEADRMLDMGFYDDIMRIIKQLPTERQTLLFSATMPPKIKKLAGAILNNPEEITLSISKPAAGISQKAFLTYDDQKIPLSKFLLGSGLYETAIIFASKKDKVKALERELKDIGMKMKAFSSDLDQSEREVIMRDFRSKKVQVLIGTDIISRGIDVENISLVINYDVPGDPEDYVHRIGRTARAATKGEAITFINEADMEKFNRIESLIEKSVLKTNSLPNQIGQGPEYQENARKRKPGGFNKRKSFKKRNK from the coding sequence TTGGAATTTAATCAATTAAATTTTCACCCTACTTTAAGTGAAGGCCTTGAGATGATGGGCTTCAAAAAAGCAACACCTATTCAAACAGAAGCAATTCCTAAAATTTTAGAAGGTAAAGATTTAATTGCTTGTGCTCAAACAGGAACTGGTAAAACTGCAGCTTTTGTTTTGCCCATACTACATAAAATCGCTTCAGGAATTGAAACAAAAGGAGTAAATACGGTTATAATTGCCCCTACCAGAGAACTTGTACAGCAAATAGATCAGCAAATTGAGGGCTTTTCATACTTTACACACGCAAGCAGTATTGCTATTTATGGAGGTGGTGATGGCGCTGCATGGGAGCAACAGAAAAAAGCTATTCGAGCGGGAGTAGATATACTGGTTGCAACCCCAGGTAGATTGATTGCCTTATTAAATTCAAATAAAACCCAACTTGATAATGTACAACATTTAATTCTTGATGAAGCAGACAGAATGTTGGATATGGGGTTTTATGATGATATCATGAGAATTATCAAGCAATTACCTACAGAAAGGCAAACCTTATTATTCTCGGCTACCATGCCTCCTAAAATCAAAAAACTTGCGGGTGCAATTTTGAATAATCCAGAAGAAATCACATTATCGATTTCTAAGCCGGCAGCAGGTATTTCTCAAAAAGCATTTTTGACATATGATGATCAGAAAATCCCACTTTCAAAGTTTTTGTTGGGTTCAGGATTATATGAAACAGCAATTATTTTTGCTAGCAAAAAGGATAAGGTAAAAGCTTTAGAAAGAGAATTGAAAGATATAGGAATGAAAATGAAAGCCTTTTCAAGTGATCTGGATCAATCAGAACGAGAAGTTATCATGCGTGATTTTCGTTCAAAAAAGGTGCAAGTATTAATTGGAACAGACATAATTTCAAGAGGTATTGATGTAGAAAATATAAGCTTAGTGATCAACTATGATGTTCCGGGTGATCCAGAAGATTACGTTCATAGAATTGGAAGAACGGCTAGAGCTGCTACGAAAGGGGAGGCTATAACTTTCATTAACGAAGCGGATATGGAAAAATTCAATAGAATTGAATCCTTAATAGAAAAATCTGTTTTGAAAACAAATAGCTTGCCTAATCAAATTGGGCAAGGGCCGGAATATCAAGAAAATGCCAGAAAGAGAAAACCTGGTGGTTTTAACAAGAGAAAATCATTTAAAAAGCGTAATAAATAA
- a CDS encoding PAS domain S-box protein, which translates to MNSRLNKPFFFAFSVGLATAIVFSITIILSYQYYQKQKIQQLQLELNFVKENIRKIMTNSNLAAFSVGLTIDPVQDTVKNFDFVAKEIMQQHPYIFGVQILRKGEIQYVYPFERHKSVLGYDILQNQSTQIEAQRAIDEKEIYYAGPLSFKQGGQGIIARLPIFHNQKFWGFSAVLIRMDDFLEASGIRKSESDNFIFELSKINPNTGKEEYFTNRSGASNLSLDYTFAESGWKITANYQSESIVYIILSILIILGIFSTAGSSQHAYQILKRPEKLEALLNEKTKEIEENNAYLQSMVQAIPDIIFIYDEQATYLDFHAYKTEFLLYKPKDFIGKTAYELFDKGFAKETHACILKALKTSEVIEHSYYLDFKEDRKFFEGRYISINSEKVLAVIREVTESVLSAQRLEKSEQKYRGLVSQASDTIFLSDENGNLIELNNKGIEMTGLNEKQIKEYNLNDIIILSNEKHSKITELIHEKGNTLQEGSLKKSDGTEIPVEINCKITASKQIQGIIRDVSARKKYIQSIQLQNEKLKEIAWIQSHEVRAPLARILGLLDYLEKYDEGTKADNNHIISSLRKSSLDLDLIIRDLVKKSEEAESSTS; encoded by the coding sequence ATGAATAGTAGACTAAATAAACCTTTCTTTTTTGCATTTTCAGTGGGGTTGGCTACAGCAATAGTGTTTTCTATTACTATTATTTTAAGCTATCAGTATTATCAAAAACAGAAAATTCAACAGCTGCAGTTAGAATTGAATTTTGTAAAAGAAAATATCCGTAAAATTATGACGAACAGTAATTTGGCGGCATTTTCAGTAGGCTTAACAATTGATCCTGTTCAAGATACAGTTAAGAATTTTGACTTTGTTGCTAAAGAAATAATGCAACAACACCCGTATATTTTTGGTGTTCAAATTCTTAGAAAAGGCGAAATTCAATATGTTTATCCTTTTGAAAGACATAAGTCTGTTCTAGGGTATGATATTCTTCAAAATCAAAGCACTCAAATAGAAGCTCAAAGAGCTATTGACGAAAAAGAGATTTATTATGCTGGTCCGTTAAGCTTTAAACAAGGAGGGCAAGGAATTATTGCTAGATTACCAATTTTTCATAATCAGAAATTTTGGGGATTTTCTGCTGTTTTAATCCGTATGGATGATTTTCTAGAAGCATCTGGAATACGAAAGTCTGAATCTGATAATTTTATTTTCGAATTATCTAAAATAAATCCAAACACTGGTAAAGAAGAATATTTTACAAATAGGAGTGGGGCTAGCAATTTAAGTCTAGATTATACTTTTGCAGAGTCAGGATGGAAAATAACTGCAAATTATCAAAGTGAATCTATAGTATATATTATACTTTCTATTTTAATAATTTTGGGCATTTTTTCAACGGCAGGTAGCTCGCAACATGCTTATCAAATACTTAAAAGGCCTGAAAAACTGGAGGCTTTATTGAATGAGAAAACGAAAGAAATTGAAGAGAATAATGCTTATCTCCAATCAATGGTTCAGGCTATACCAGACATTATTTTTATTTATGATGAACAAGCCACTTATTTAGATTTCCATGCCTATAAAACTGAGTTTCTATTATACAAACCTAAAGATTTCATAGGCAAAACTGCATATGAATTATTTGATAAAGGGTTTGCAAAGGAAACCCATGCTTGTATACTAAAAGCTTTAAAGACAAGTGAAGTAATTGAACATTCATATTATTTAGATTTTAAGGAAGATAGAAAATTCTTTGAAGGAAGGTATATCTCAATTAATTCTGAAAAAGTGTTAGCAGTAATTCGGGAAGTAACAGAAAGCGTATTATCAGCCCAAAGACTAGAAAAAAGCGAGCAAAAGTATCGAGGACTGGTATCACAAGCTTCAGATACTATTTTCCTTTCTGATGAAAATGGAAATTTAATTGAATTGAATAACAAAGGAATTGAAATGACTGGTTTAAATGAAAAGCAGATTAAAGAATATAACCTTAATGATATTATAATACTTTCAAATGAAAAACATTCCAAGATCACAGAATTGATTCATGAAAAAGGAAATACATTACAAGAAGGTAGTTTAAAAAAATCAGATGGCACTGAAATTCCTGTTGAAATAAATTGTAAAATAACAGCTTCAAAACAAATACAAGGAATAATCAGAGATGTTTCCGCAAGAAAAAAGTATATACAATCAATTCAATTACAAAATGAAAAACTAAAGGAAATTGCATGGATACAAAGTCATGAAGTACGCGCACCTTTAGCTAGAATTTTAGGATTATTGGATTATCTTGAAAAGTATGATGAGGGAACAAAAGCAGATAACAATCATATTATTAGTTCTTTACGTAAGAGTTCTCTTGATCTAGATTTGATAATAAGAGATTTAGTAAAGAAATCTGAGGAAGCAGAAAGTAGTACTTCATAA
- a CDS encoding TldD/PmbA family protein, which translates to MAILSKEEAKQILEKVMSFSTADSLEASLSGSGRGNIRYARNTVTTSGYNDDVSLGVTANFGKKSASSTINEFDDESLRKVVKRAEELAKLAPENPEFMEPLGPQDYKESKTFYKSTADITPEYRAELAKKSIEPAKAKDVTAAGYLEDTSGFSSIMNSKGLFAYSQESELEFTVTMRTNDGTGSGWVTRDFNDVNQFNGEEASAVALEKSIMSRNAKAIEPGKYTVILEPAASVQLLGNMLFNMGARQADEGRSFLSKQGGGTKLGEKLVDERVNIYSDPFNERVPANAWNGDGLPRERTSWIENGVVKNMSYSRYWADKKGVKPVPGPANGIMVGGDASTEDLIKSTKRGILVTRLWYIRTVDPQTLLYTGLTRDGTFYIENGKIKHPIKNMRFNESPIIMLNNLEELGQQQRINGSLIPVMKIRDFTFTSLSDAV; encoded by the coding sequence ATGGCAATATTATCAAAAGAAGAAGCAAAGCAGATTTTAGAAAAAGTAATGAGCTTTTCTACTGCTGATAGCTTAGAAGCAAGCCTCTCTGGAAGTGGAAGAGGTAATATTAGATATGCAAGGAATACAGTTACAACAAGTGGTTATAATGATGACGTAAGTTTAGGAGTTACGGCAAACTTTGGTAAAAAATCTGCATCTTCCACTATTAATGAATTTGATGATGAATCATTAAGAAAAGTAGTGAAGAGAGCGGAAGAGTTAGCGAAATTAGCTCCGGAGAATCCTGAGTTTATGGAACCTTTAGGTCCACAAGATTATAAAGAGTCAAAAACTTTTTATAAAAGTACTGCAGACATCACTCCAGAGTACCGAGCTGAATTAGCAAAGAAAAGTATTGAACCAGCCAAAGCTAAAGATGTAACAGCTGCTGGTTATTTAGAAGATACTTCTGGTTTTTCGAGTATTATGAATTCTAAAGGTTTATTTGCTTATTCGCAAGAATCTGAACTTGAGTTCACTGTTACTATGCGTACTAATGATGGTACCGGTTCAGGTTGGGTTACTCGTGATTTTAATGATGTTAACCAATTCAATGGCGAAGAAGCTTCAGCTGTTGCACTAGAAAAGTCTATCATGAGTAGAAATGCTAAGGCAATTGAGCCTGGTAAATATACTGTGATTTTAGAACCTGCTGCATCTGTTCAATTACTTGGCAATATGTTGTTTAACATGGGAGCCAGACAAGCAGATGAAGGAAGAAGTTTTCTTTCAAAGCAAGGGGGAGGAACTAAATTAGGAGAGAAGCTTGTGGATGAAAGAGTGAATATTTATTCTGATCCTTTTAATGAAAGAGTACCCGCTAATGCATGGAATGGTGATGGATTACCCAGAGAAAGAACCAGCTGGATAGAAAATGGTGTAGTAAAGAATATGTCATACAGCCGTTACTGGGCTGATAAAAAAGGAGTTAAGCCAGTGCCAGGTCCAGCAAATGGTATAATGGTAGGGGGTGATGCTTCTACAGAGGATCTAATTAAAAGTACTAAACGAGGTATTTTAGTTACTCGTTTATGGTATATTCGTACCGTTGACCCGCAAACTTTACTTTATACAGGTTTAACTCGTGATGGAACCTTCTATATCGAAAATGGCAAAATTAAACACCCTATTAAAAACATGAGATTTAATGAGAGCCCTATTATTATGTTAAACAATCTTGAAGAATTAGGACAACAACAAAGAATAAACGGAAGTTTAATTCCAGTTATGAAGATCAGAGACTTTACTTTTACAAGTTTATCTGATGCTGTGTAA